The Dreissena polymorpha isolate Duluth1 chromosome 2, UMN_Dpol_1.0, whole genome shotgun sequence nucleotide sequence tagaagtagtagtagtagtagtagtagtagtagtagtagtagtagtagtagtagtagtagtagtagtagtagtagtagtagtagtagtagtagtagtagtagtagtagtagtagcagaagaagtattagtaatagtattCGTATAAGTATTATCATCCCACAATTGTAACCTTTCaaattgacattttttgttataaaaacggCTTTTTGGAGCATCTTTAAAGTCCTGCTAAAAGCGTTTCAACCAGTTTCAACTGCGTTATGGGCaatgcataaatataaataaacatttatgaaataatattgtaatgttggaaaaataaaaaaagatgtaATTTTGTAACTGACGTTACGAACACACATCGCGACATACTTACTGTGTAGATTTAATTATAGCATTCAGTTATAATAAATGAGCTGACGTTTTATGTCTGGTATTTCGCCAATAAACTTGTTGTCTCAACATTTTGCGTTTATTGACCATATCATTACACAGATTGGTCACTAGTCACAAAACTAAACGaaactttatacttttaaacAACTGTTGTTTCAAAGAGTATTATATAACATAAGATTCACCTCTTGGAACTATACATCTTACTTATTTCAACCTTCTGTCCAACTTACAAAGTCATCTACCGAGGTTTTGGCTTGAAATACAGGTACATGTCATAAATCACATCTACATATTTTCTGTCTGGATCTTACGTAAGACTGCCTTCGCAATATCTTAAACTTGGTCCTCGCCAACGCTAACACATTTAATTGGAATACAAATACTTCGGTTTAGCTCAGTAATTTCGTCATAGATAGTTTCGCCGGTCTCGTCGTTGTCAGTAGGTTTATGTCTTTCAGCTTCGCAATTAAATGTGTTTGCATAATTGCCAAAATCGATTTTGTTGATAGGCTGGCAAAACAGTATGGAGCATGGCGAAGTGATGTTTGAACAAGTAGAGCTTAAATCAGTCAAAGATGTCCCATTTGAATCCAAACTCGGCTCAGTGTCTGCGACCTTCTTCTTTGGTAGTGAAAGTTGTAACCGCTTCCAGAATTTATCGATTTTCTTTGAATCGCTTTCCATTGGCCACTCCAAATACGTCACTGCGCTAATTATAGCTTTCAAGCTCTTGTCCATTATGGACGAGAGGCGGGAAATGTCTTCGAGCACGATTGGAATGATTCGGTGTTTCCGCTTCATCATTTCTTGCTGGGCTTTCTCGTACTCGAATCTCGTGAACTCGCTCTCGATATAGCGCGGCGTGAGAATCAAAATCGTCCTTCTAGAGCCATCCACGGCATTGATGATGTTGTTAGAGATAGCtaaaattaaatgcaaataagtTGGTCATTTTGCTAGAGATAGCTTGAAAGAAACCAATGTATGTTACGTGTACATGCCTCTCCGATTGATGGAACGATGACATGCACTTTTCCGtcattttgtttgaaatatttggacagaaaaaaacacattttggtgATTGTGTTCGCAATGGCTGAAAAACACGAACATATGATGATAAAGAAAGCTGGAAAAAAGTTCGTTCGTGATGCATTTAGACATAACtggaaagaaaaaacaaaaacatttattttgtaaaattagcatgagttatgtttattttcataacacaGGGTTGAAGTTAGAAATGCATCTGACTACGAACGTTTGATGTACACGTGCCATTGCATAACATAAGACGATACCCGATTAacaaatatatgtacatatatggCAAGTAAGACGTCATCTTAATAAGTCTAATCGTTGATCTATTGTTGCTGTAAATTGTGGTTGAAGTTATATAGGCCAATTAATCGCAAAATGAAACGTAAGGCCAAATAGCTTTATCAGCTTGgattttatttagatataattattttattttcacaataaatgcCAATTTCCACAGCCCATGCATGACTCACTTTCTCCGGGTACAAAGTCCCGGAAGTGGAGGCAGAGCGTGAATCCGAGTTCTTTCTCCAGTTTGGGGTAGAGCGTGTTGAGGACAAAGTCTTCCTCTGTCGGGTGGGACCGGTACGAGACGAACGCGTCCCATTTCTTCTGGTCTGTGAAATAGAAAATACAGTGAAAGGCGCACTTTTGCTGTTTACGATAGAAGAACGTCAGTGAATTATAAAATGCTGTCAAAGATGCGGTTTCGAAGATTGTCTCAGACACGTGGAAAATGTAGGAGAGTAAAGCACCCCATTGCTTGAAAATCGATTACTGAAACAGTGAGTGGTCGAGCGCATAGATTCCTGAAGCAGAAACGTTAAGAGTTGCCGTCCGCAAAATGCTAATGTTCTATTTGGCGGGACCATAACGGGTCGAACGCATCCCATTTCTTTTCATCTAAAGAATATtgataactgttaaaaacatataAGCAGTcacaatttaaaggaaaaaatctAGAATATGAATCAACAGGCATGGAgaacttcaaattaataccaaaacaaACGCAGCAGTTAGTTACAATTTACCCAAATTACGGCGGACTTATTTGAttatatagatttaaaaaaattagcTCTCTCCCTTCTTTGCTGGCAAAAATGTTCAGGACTAATGATCTAGTGAAACTTATTAAAGATTTTCCGAAGCTCCATGGATCAAAGAAAGTTACACCCATTCGAAAGTCTGTAATAGTGTTTTCTTTCTTATCTGTCTCCTATGAACTGACttactgttgtttatttaaaaagcatgTTCCAACAACGTGGAATACTTTACCGTCCTCCTCATAAGCTTGAAAATAGTGCACAATCTTCATGACAAGGACAACTCTGTGTCTCCACATGTAGTAAAGGGTGACAACTGTGCCGATTAGGAGCATGACGAAAGTTCCTACGCATGCGCCAACCACCCACATGTACCACGTGTTCTCTTTCTCCACAACATCTTCTGTGAGAAAAATAACGTACGTTGCTAACATTGCTCTTGGAAATGAAAAATCAAGTGTGCAATTAATGCTGTTCACTTAGCAACTTAACTTTGTATAAATAAACATGATACTATACGATAGTATatggaacaagaaatatcttttaaaaaaagatatacggcgttgaatgtggttggagttggtgcaaggtaaagagttcaatgaatgcgATCAAAGATAGCGGAtttctttttctgtgcagttcttaacTGCATCACACGCcatacgggatgttacgcggagttttcgcggcttatttaacattattacataGATGGTCATaaatctatagatacaaaacaggaatccaaaagaagaatggaagtgaaattaaaacatataagtcaaccggccacacgcgaaatatccgtacatatttttaatattcatacgcgcgttcttcgaacaaacctgttttagtggtatgtcgggcattgctatttgattcgattattaacagtatcgagaatcatcgcgctcatgcttaatacattagtcaatatggtggaataattcttgttaaattaatcaaaagtaTTATTTATCacggtattgttgaaaa carries:
- the LOC127869814 gene encoding interleukin-1 receptor accessory protein-like, which encodes MVWHTFFTTRDSVLAGGRKSNFMLAYRSPVDRWRTRCEHRCCLDCGENGRCNLLDKIAVCECRARYVGDSCETRLPEPVKDVVEKENTWYMWVVGACVGTFVMLLIGTVVTLYYMWRHRVVLVMKIVHYFQAYEEDDQKKWDAFVSYRSHPTEEDFVLNTLYPKLEKELGFTLCLHFRDFVPGETISNNIINAVDGSRRTILILTPRYIESEFTRFEYEKAQQEMMKRKHRIIPIVLEDISRLSSIMDKSLKAIISAVTYLEWPMESDSKKIDKFWKRLQLSLPKKKVADTEPTNCRLYNTSGKPFEDV